The following nucleotide sequence is from Citrus sinensis cultivar Valencia sweet orange chromosome 6, DVS_A1.0, whole genome shotgun sequence.
GACATAATAAGAAAGGAGAAAATGGTATAGTTCAAACTTCTGTTGGTCCTTTATTGTTTTCATGctaaataaaagagaaaatactGACTGAATAGCAACAGAATACACATTAAACAAGCATTTACGACCGTGCaaacacacaaaaacaaaattaaataaattacctCTTCACCAAATGCATCCAAATATGGAGATGGCCAAGGGGCCTGACGAGCACATCGTTGAAGCAGAATTGTTGTTctctattagaaaaaaagattattagtAATCTAAGCAAGTAAACAACAAGCACAACAGTAAACACATAACACAATTATATTTAGCTTCCTGTTGAAGCTAGGAGCAGAGAATACCCTGATCAACAGGAATACACCAGTACCAGCACCACAGGCCACTGCATGGCTTTGACAACTGCTTTCCCTTCAAGGTAAAAATAAGCAATTGAGGAATTGTAAAAATAGGAATATAGTTGTTCACCTTAAACATAATACtatcaaagaagaaattaatattgaatagGTCTGGTTGTGTGTGCTGTAACCACATTATCTTAATAAATCCAAGTGAAGATGGATGGACAGCATACCTGCAGCATGGCTTCCAGCTTGGGGAACATAATCTACCACATAACAGGCACAAAGCAGGTTCATCAAGAACAGACTTGCAATCAGAGCAACACTGTTTTATATACCTGACAAACAACATCTTTTTAATGAGTGAAAATTCTTAAGCAACTATCAATAGCATATCAAATGAATAACTCTTTTAACAAACCTCTGCAAAAGATCCTGGTAGAGATGAGGTAGACACATTAACTTAAATGGAACAGCAGGGGTGGAGTATAAAACATGTTGAAACCGATGAACTTCAAACTCcttagaaaaatgatgaaaCCATTTCAACACTAAAGAACGTAGCACTTCGTCCTTGAGAATAACATCCAATGAGGGAATCTTAAACATTTTTTCCACTTCCTGTATTTCTTTGAGATCTGATAAAGCATCATCACTGCTATCCATCATGTCACTGATACCATGAGATGATCGAGCCAAAACATGATCTCTATCAGAGAAAGGAGGTGGGACAGTAGAATTCAGTAATTTCCAAAGCAATGCACACCTCCGTAGGTAAGGGAAACTCAATCTACGAATCATATCCTTGATATCACAAGAAGGGTCAATGTAGTTCGAAACAAAATACTCCTGAGCAGAACCAAATTCTCCTAAAAGTTTGGAGATGTCACTAATCAGGCTATCGGAAAAACCTAACTCATTAACCTTGGATTGAAGTTTCCCACAACATGATAATACTGCCTGTATTACAACATATtggaataagaaaaatatatgctTCCAAGAGAACACTGAAATTACTAATATTGAGAACTGAGAGATGGTAACACACCTGAGATAGTGTCACAGCATAGAAGACATGCACAAGGGATAATAAGGATTCCTTGCATAATATAAATTGGCATGGAAGACAAAAGAGAACCCACATCAATGATGAAAATGGATCACGAGCAAGGACCGGATCAGATGCCCGATTCCAAAACTGTATGTCAGGATATGACACTTCGACATCAGCATGCTTCAAGATACTTAACATATTACCTGTGAAGCACAGGACGTGTGAGATCAATTTTGAACAAatagaattctttttttcaaaattagttaaaaCCGAAGCAGATATCCAATCATATTTCTACAAAACGTCTGTCTCATTTATGGACTGTCACTTTTCCTTTAAACTCCTGCTTCAAAAGCATATTTGTCAGGAAAGAAATCTTTATTTCAAGGATCCGGCAAGAACTTCCCTATTTAAGCAGTCCTGACCATTAAACAGATTTCTTGAATGTACTATAAACTGGGGGCCGTAACCAAACAGGCTAATAATATACAATACCCAGGTTACGATAACTCTCTTAATGTCAAACTTTCTTTTGTACATCACCCACTGGCCACTACATTATCCTCCATTATGTGAGCAATAACTTCTTCCATTCTAAGTTTTGGATTAATTTTGAtggtttggattttttattcctttgtCTAGGGTTTCaaggttttcatttttctaagttttgtATAGTTTTTGTTGTTCCACACTGTACAGAAGATTGTATTTTGTAGACCTCTGGTTCACAATTCTAATCTTTATTCCCTttgaattttctataaaattttctgtgtttcctatttaaaaaagaaacttctTCCATTCTGAACAAGAATCTGGTGAAATTTCCCTCTGACTATTTCAGAAATAATTGTGAACCTTCACAGATTTAAAATTGGTCAAATTTGATCCCAAAGGATAGCCCAATGGATTACCTCTTGCTATGGAAGCAGGAGATCATGAATTCAAACCTAAAGGGATATGTTTAACTTGGGATAGGGTGGGGTGGGGTGCAAGGTAACtgctaaaaaaatgaaatagttggACAAATTTGGTTAAGTGCAATTATAAGAAGCagcaaaagcaataaaaattttgcttAAAAACGAAAGCTTACAGGGGACGAAAAGCACcactcttaaaaaaattacatgcaaAGGGATAGAAGTAACAGGACATGTACCTCCTCGTTTGCATCTGCCACCAGGATTATCAATGGAAGTACCAGAGCAAATTGACTCTGCAAAAAGCTGAATACCTCTAAATCTTTGAAGCACATGAAGAGAATTCTTACTTCGCATGCTTTGGACGACTTTTAGTAGTAAGGACAACACAAATCCACTGGAAGATTTGAGTTCCTTATCGAGGGCATTAACATCGTAGATTGGTGTTGTGGAAGTCTTTTCGCTACGAGCAGCAATTTCCATTGACATGAGTGAGTACTTGAGAGCATCCCACATGATCAATGAGGGGTTTACCCTAGCAGATCCGAAAAACTTATCCAGTTTGTTTTGAAAATACATTTTACACATCCGACGAGAGACAGCTTCAACATTTGACGCCATAATTTCATTCTTCAGTAGGGGAAAAGATTCAATTACATCAGCCTTTCCAACTACATTGGAAGCAGATTGTAAGAGAGACACAGCTTGCTGAAGCTGAAGAGAAGTATTCTCTTCCCTCGTTGTAAATGATGAGTTTGAATCTAGCGACAAACCAACACCAGAAACAGTAGGTTGCTCGTTAATCCTCTGGAGATCCCATGGCAATGCAGGCAAGACAGAATTCGCTAATTGTCGACATACAGGGCAAAGAAATTCCCCCTGACAGAAAGAAATGTAAATGAGATCAAATGCTTTTGTGGTAGGGGCAGAGGCAGGAGCAGGGGACAACATTGATtgtttactaaaaaaatgaaaataaaaaggccacaataataataataataatactcaaTGGCATTAACAACATATAAACTTGTACCTGATCTGGATCCACAATATGTCCTCcttcaaaaataattcttcTGTTATATCTGTGAAAgcaatataagaaaatatattaagcCTTCTCTCTCGACATGCATGCATACAAACACACAAAACACATAACAGCTGCAGGTAGATTTATAGATGCAGCTGCATTACGTAGTGAAAACTCTCAAATAAGAAACATAAGAGGGCAAAACCTATCAAGATGGCCCACTCTAGAACCTTATCAACATTCTCAAGTAGATCATCTTGAGAAATGCTAAAAAGCCAGGTGATTAATAAATCTCTGGCATTtaacaacaaaatcaaatttcctTCAGTTGTTGGGAGAACTTGCCTTTCCTTTAATGATGAAACATAGCGATCCAAACATCCCTGATGCACAGCATGTCCACAGGATGAAAGATGAATTCCATCACAATCTATGGGGCCAAATCCATCATAAACCAAAGATTCTGCTGCTATTCTATCACCACGAGAAACTTCAGAAGCCGAAGCATTTTCTCTCATCTCCTTTGAAATACTAGCTACATATTTTCCAAGCAAGAAAGAATCAGAATTCCCTCTGTTTTTTAAACCACCTTCAGCAACTGAGCATTCTTCATCCTCCTTCATTAAATCTGGATATGTCATATTCTTACGCATTTCTCTGCAAATAGATAAGTAAAGATCTTGTTCAAACATCTCCATGCTAGAAGCAGTACACTTCCTTCCATTGCTGAATGTAAAAGGTATTGGGATGTTTCTCAACGAAGGGAACTGAGCCTTAACAAATTCAAGAACAGCATTCACTTCTTCAGGTTTCCCATTGTAGGCAAACTGATTGACTGCTTCCTCAGCAACTTGGGCCAGCTGACATGATGAAATTACTCCCAAAGCACTAGAAGGAGTGTTTGTCCCAAATTGATTGACCATGTTGTTTGCACTAATAGTGCCACATTCCTTGCCCAACCACTGATCTTGATCCCATGATGGGGAACCTCTGTCAACAAAGCTCAAAAGCCTAGATTTCTATTTCATagggaaaaaaggaaaataagaaaTCAGTTAATGCAATTTAGCAATACAAAATCCTTCAACAAGGACGGTCCATTGACGAGCTCATACGACGGCAGATGCACAAAGTAGTTACTTACCTGGAGAAGAATCAGGTACGAGACAGGAGTTCTGGAATTAGGATCATGGCAAAGGGCACACACATCTTGTACAGACTCTTCTGAAACATGTTCAGCATCATAGTTAGTTACCTCTGGAGCAGATTTTGGAGCATCTTCTATATTGGAACTAATGCTTGACAAAAATTTGAACTGCtcagctttcattttttcctgCATATCATATCAAATAAAGATGAGAAGATAATTTTTACCTGGGTCAAAGGAATCTAGCCAGCCAAAATAAAACCCAGTTTAATTCAAGTTTGTCATTCACCTCAGGTTGAGTAATGGCCAAAAGTGAGAAAGTATGCCAGCAAGACCAACAATGCTTCgtacgtgtgtgtgtgtgtgttttttttaaataatgcatCCACCCCTGCGATTTTAGTTCTAAAGATTCAAATTAACAAAGAATAAAAGCACCCTACTCATCCGAATATTCCATTCTGGAAGGATTAGTTCAAACTAAGAACCTGATTGTTAAACATCTGAAGTaagaaattttactaatttcagaatttttttttttctaaatttgtttgtttgttttttgttaCTGATGTCTGGTCTTCAGACATTTACAtttgaatagaaaaagtaaacttTTATAACTTTGATCTGAATGAGAAAAGTTTTTAATgagaagtaaatattatattctaaaaatatcattattaaatatatttatttcctaaactatAAAACCTAATCCTTTTTCTGTTTTGAGTTATAACGATATAAACGTCAAATAATTATGTTtcgttttttttcttaataaaaatatgcatgATGTCACTTATATTTagatacttaaaaaaaatgtcattcaGACATTTGTATCCAGACCCAcccaaatttacaaaaaattcagactcatttagattttagatgaaaaaacaaacgctACCTAAATATCATTTCTCTTCCAAGATTTCTttggccctttttttttttttatttaagcaGAACTCAAAAACAGTagaataaaaagacaaaaaatctCACCAATATTGCAGCCTGTCTCTCTCGAGCTTTTGCCTTGCGTTTCTCACTATCAGAAGCTGAAAATGATCCACTAGTATCATCTCTTGGAAGAGATTGTGACAAATGACTGACAATTTCAGGTGCAAGTTGTTGCAGTTTGGTCATGCATCTAGAATCAATCTCAGCAAACTTTTTCAGTAAACTTTCAATCACAGAAGAAAGATTGCAATTGCCTGCTTCCAGAAAGTTGTCTGCGCCATCTTTCTTATACATCCCCATCAAGAAAACAAGAAGTGACAACAAGCTTTGTTTCCCAGCACCATTATTTAATCCCTCAGCAATTTCTTCACTAGCAAAATCTAATATGGGAGTTGAACCTCCAATGTCACATGACTGATCACCAGACTTCTTTTTCTGAAAACAGACGTCTAACGCTAATGCAAGTAAGTGCAATGCAGTTAAAAGAACTCCATAGGGGGCGCGAGAATCAGTCGGATTATCAGTGAAAACAGCATAAAATAGCACCGCACGAATTACTTGAAGGACTACTTTACATGTAGCTATGCCAGCTATGCTCTCAAGAGGATAATATATCTTTGTCCACCTAGGCAGCTGAGCGGTCAATGCAGAGACACTACAAAAACGCAAGTATCTTTCTTCAGCAACTTGCAAATCTCGTGAGCTCCAACGAGGGTGGTAAATATCTAGTTCTTTCCAATATGACCATCGCAATGAATACATACCCTATGatatccaaaaagaaaaaattaggatGTCCCATTGAAAAAAAGGTCaacagagaaaaaataattggatAATTGAGACACAAAACAAACCTGATTAAAACCAGAAGGATGTGAGTACATAGCAACTGCATCCAAAATCTCCTGAAGCTGATCGAACTTGGAGAGATCACGTGGCAAAGATTTCACCAATTGACTATGAGTGGCATCTCCAATGGCTAACCTATGAACCAACTCTCTTTTCAAACTTTCAGCTGTTGTTAACCCACAGAATCGCCTTTCTTGGAGTATCTGTATGATAAGAGTGAGCATCTCCTGAACCAGAATTGGCTCATACCTGAAAACATCGAGATCTTTAACATAGCATCaatattgtttaataaataacatatcaGATTCCTATCCAAAACCACAATAAAATACAGAAGCCGCAACCACCAAAAGAAAGGGACATCTAAATAAACAATAACGATAGGCTTACAAAGACAGGATACAAAGTTTGCAGTGCAACTGATGTGGCAAATGATGTGAGACTAATCTAATAGGTTCAAgtaataatttgttattagGTCTTATCATTTCTCATCCAAATAGTTAAATTCTATTGGTGCCACATTAGCTGGGTGCAAACTTTGTATCCTAACTTTGAAAGTGTCATTCCGATACAGCTAGAAAACTAGTTCAAAACATATGATGATATTAGGCTGATTGTAGAATGGCACATACTCGCTAGGCCGTTCAAGATTCAGAGAAAGATAGTTTGACAGCCCAAAGCGCTCTATAATTCTATTGACATACAGATCAGCCGGGGCCAATGCAGCACAGCACTGCAACAAAAACAGATCAAGCTCTAAACCCTGTTCAGACCtggaaagaacaaaaaaataaaaataaagagcgAGAACCATCAGAAATCTCATAAGCAAACCCCCAGcctacttttcaaaaaaaaggAAGGACAATACAATGAAGttatctttttaaaagtaaaatccAACATATACAAAGCACAATTACATACCAACGAACAGCACGGTACCACTCACAAGATGACAGGGCAGCATCTCCATTCCTCCGCCACATTCCAGCATGAACCTGGGCACAAAATACCCGAATTCGTAGAGGATGCTCCATAACAAAAGCAGAAAACCCATATGGGTGGCATCCTCCAAGGATATGCCCAAAGAAGTCCAACGAGACTGCTGATAATGGATTTTCAGCACCAGTATCAGCACTCTCTGAAGCAGCAGATTCACCATAACATCTTCTTAATGCTTTTTGTATAATCAAGGAAAGTAATCGATGTAATGGAATGTGAACAGATACATCTTGTGAGCTAACATCATACGTTATGTCAGGCCAATAACACAGACTCAGAACATGTAAGTTATCTAATTCTGTGGCACATTCTCCTTCCATTTCACTATCATTAAAACCAGCAGACCTCCAGGAAGCCGTATCTCTTTCACCACTGATTGTTATTTTACTCTCCTTCCCCATACTTGTAGCATTATCCAGGTCACCACTTTCCTGAATACCAGCTGTCACTTCACTTGAACCAGCAAGTCTACTAAAAATTGACTTACCTTTTTTAATCTTAGATAATGTTTTCTTCAATGCAACAAAGTTACTACCTGAAATTCTGCTGGCATTTGGAGACAATATATCATTAACAGAAACAGATCTATCATCGACTCCCAACCAATTCTCCATGGCCCTCAAGCACTCATGTGCTAACCATGTTACAGAATGAGGAAGTAAAACATCAGAAACAGCATCAAATATGACATCATCAGCCTTTAATGTAGAAGCAGATAAACTGCTCCTCCCCATCGCACCACATACAGAGCTTTCCTGGGAAAGGCGTCCAACTTTGGCATGCCTTAGGCTGTCCCCATCACCAATATCTTGTTTGTACATGCTAAAATCATAACGTGTCTCTTCAGCAACAGCAGAAGAAAATGCTCCGTCCACCAGAAGAGGTTGAATATTTGCAATAGAATGATCTAAAACTAATGGTAGATGCATATactcattttcttctcttatATGGATGCCAGTTTCCCTCTTCTGAGGGTTCATTCCTTGCACAAATGTTAGGAGTTTCATCCAAGCTTTTGAGATATTTAACTGCTCATGCGTCGCATATTTAGAAACTGCAGCATGGCTCATAACAAATCGAATATCTCCAATCACACGATTAGTGGTCTCGTACAAATTTGCCCACTTTGCAACCTGCAAAGTGCATACCACGAACTTTGtcaaat
It contains:
- the LOC102617693 gene encoding E3 ubiquitin-protein ligase PRT6, with translation MEIDSPPDFSPPKPRDRIVRRLINIGVPEEFLDYSGIVNFAKNDKSRIPELVSTILPPDEEVAEVIQDAKAKNKKVSVGPNMKGRFRESMLWLQWLMFEREPEKVLRKLSKIGQRGVCGAVWGNNDIAYRCRTCEHDPTCAICVPCFQNGNHKEHDYSIIYTGGGCCDCGDVTAWKREGFCSRHKGAEQIQPLPEKYANSAAPVLDALFIYWENKLSLAESVGQENPRASDHVAERRKLANELTFAVVEMLLEFCKNSESLLSFVSKRVISVIGLLDILVRAERFSSDVVVRKLHELLLKLLGEPIFKYEFAKVFLSYYPVFVKDAIREHSDDTIKKYPLLSTFSVQIFTVPTLTPRLVKEMNLLEMLLGCLREIFDSCAGDDSCLQVAKWANLYETTNRVIGDIRFVMSHAAVSKYATHEQLNISKAWMKLLTFVQGMNPQKRETGIHIREENEYMHLPLVLDHSIANIQPLLVDGAFSSAVAEETRYDFSMYKQDIGDGDSLRHAKVGRLSQESSVCGAMGRSSLSASTLKADDVIFDAVSDVLLPHSVTWLAHECLRAMENWLGVDDRSVSVNDILSPNASRISGSNFVALKKTLSKIKKGKSIFSRLAGSSEVTAGIQESGDLDNATSMGKESKITISGERDTASWRSAGFNDSEMEGECATELDNLHVLSLCYWPDITYDVSSQDVSVHIPLHRLLSLIIQKALRRCYGESAASESADTGAENPLSAVSLDFFGHILGGCHPYGFSAFVMEHPLRIRVFCAQVHAGMWRRNGDAALSSCEWYRAVRWSEQGLELDLFLLQCCAALAPADLYVNRIIERFGLSNYLSLNLERPSEYEPILVQEMLTLIIQILQERRFCGLTTAESLKRELVHRLAIGDATHSQLVKSLPRDLSKFDQLQEILDAVAMYSHPSGFNQGMYSLRWSYWKELDIYHPRWSSRDLQVAEERYLRFCSVSALTAQLPRWTKIYYPLESIAGIATCKVVLQVIRAVLFYAVFTDNPTDSRAPYGVLLTALHLLALALDVCFQKKKSGDQSCDIGGSTPILDFASEEIAEGLNNGAGKQSLLSLLVFLMGMYKKDGADNFLEAGNCNLSSVIESLLKKFAEIDSRCMTKLQQLAPEIVSHLSQSLPRDDTSGSFSASDSEKRKAKARERQAAILEKMKAEQFKFLSSISSNIEDAPKSAPEVTNYDAEHVSEESVQDVCALCHDPNSRTPVSYLILLQKSRLLSFVDRGSPSWDQDQWLGKECGTISANNMVNQFGTNTPSSALGVISSCQLAQVAEEAVNQFAYNGKPEEVNAVLEFVKAQFPSLRNIPIPFTFSNGRKCTASSMEMFEQDLYLSICREMRKNMTYPDLMKEDEECSVAEGGLKNRGNSDSFLLGKYVASISKEMRENASASEVSRGDRIAAESLVYDGFGPIDCDGIHLSSCGHAVHQGCLDRYVSSLKERYNRRIIFEGGHIVDPDQGEFLCPVCRQLANSVLPALPWDLQRINEQPTVSGVGLSLDSNSSFTTREENTSLQLQQAVSLLQSASNVVGKADVIESFPLLKNEIMASNVEAVSRRMCKMYFQNKLDKFFGSARVNPSLIMWDALKYSLMSMEIAARSEKTSTTPIYDVNALDKELKSSSGFVLSLLLKVVQSMRSKNSLHVLQRFRGIQLFAESICSGTSIDNPGGRCKRGGNMLSILKHADVEVSYPDIQFWNRASDPVLARDPFSSLMWVLFCLPCQFILCKESLLSLVHVFYAVTLSQAVLSCCGKLQSKVNELGFSDSLISDISKLLGEFGSAQEYFVSNYIDPSCDIKDMIRRLSFPYLRRCALLWKLLNSTVPPPFSDRDHVLARSSHGISDMMDSSDDALSDLKEIQEVEKMFKIPSLDVILKDEVLRSLVLKWFHHFSKEFEVHRFQHVLYSTPAVPFKLMCLPHLYQDLLQRYIKQCCSDCKSVLDEPALCLLCGRLCSPSWKPCCRESSCQSHAVACGAGTGVFLLIRRTTILLQRCARQAPWPSPYLDAFGEEDIEMHRGKPLYLNEERYAALTYMVASHGLDRSSKVLSQTTIGGFFLV